A genomic window from Gossypium hirsutum isolate 1008001.06 chromosome D10, Gossypium_hirsutum_v2.1, whole genome shotgun sequence includes:
- the LOC107941481 gene encoding zinc transporter 7, with product MKSVLKSLANSIFLVLSIIFSSSTPLVLAQCEAETKTNGCHNYRESMKLKIIAIVAILLSSMIGVCLPLFSGQVPSLKPDRDLFTIVKAFSSGVILATGYMHVLPDSFNDLMSGCLPENPWRKFPFTTFVAMLSAVLTLMVDSFAMSVYKKRCGKALMADANNGGGLENTNVVQIDNFEHGHSHSLEMNDDVSSQLLRHRVIAQVLELGIVVHSVVIGLAMGASGNQCTIRSLISALCFHQMFEGMGLGGCILQAEYEIKMKAIMVFFFSATTPLGIVLGIGLSKVYSETSPTSLMVVGLLNACSAGLLNYMALVDLLAADFLGPKLQTNMKLQAWSYVAVLLGAGFMSLMVKWA from the exons ATGAAATCAGTTCTAAAATCCCTTGCAAACTCAATCTTCCTTGTTCTTTCCATCATCTTTTCATCTTCTACTCCACTTGTATTGGCTCAATGTGAAGCAGAGACCAAGACTAATGGATGCCATAACTACAGAGAATCCATGAAGCTAAAAATCATTGCCATTGTCGCAATTTTACTATCCAGCATGATTGGCGTGTGTCTGCCATTGTTTTCTGGTCAGGTTCCGTCACTTAAACCCGACAGGGACTTGTTCACCATTGTCAAGGCATTTTCCTCCGGTGTTATTCTAGCGACTGGGTACATGCACGTGCTACCGGATTCTTTTAACGACCTTATGTCCGGGTGTTTGCCTGAAAACCCATGGAGGAAGTTCCCTTTCACAACCTTCGTCGCAATGCTGTCGGCTGTGTTGACCCTTATGGTGGATTCATTTGCAATGAGTGTATACAAGAAACGTTGCGGTAAAGCTCTAATGGCGGATGCTAACAATGGTGGTGGATTGGAAAATACGAACGTTGTACAAATCGATAATTTTGAACACGGCCATAGCCATTCACTTGAGATGAATGACGACGTATCATCACAATTGTTAAGGCATCGAGTTATTGCTCAG GTATTAGAGTTGGGAATTGTAGTTCATTCAGTGGTGATTGGCCTTGCCATGGGAGCCTCTGGCAACCAATGCACCATTCGATCACTCATTTCTGCCCTTTGCTTCCATCAAATGTTTGAGGGGATGGGACTTGGTGGATGCATACTGCAG GCTGAATATGAGATAAAAATGAAAGCAATCATGGTATTCTTCTTTTCAGCCACAACGCCACTTGGAATAGTTCTGGGAATTGGTTTGTCCAAGGTTTACAGTGAGACGAGTCCAACTTCACTTATGGTGGTGGGACTACTTAATGCTTGCTCAGCAGGGTTGCTGAATTACATGGCACTGGTTGATCTCCTTGCAGCTGATTTTCTGGGCCCTAAGCTTCAAACAAATATGAAGCTCCAGGCTTGGTCATATGTTGCAGTTTTACTTGGTGCTGGATTTATGTCTTTGATGGTAAAATGGGCTTAG